In the Purpureocillium takamizusanense chromosome 5, complete sequence genome, one interval contains:
- a CDS encoding uncharacterized protein (SECRETED:SignalP(1-17~SECRETED:cutsite=CLA-TE~SECRETED:prob=0.9437)), whose product MRFFLPVLALLLRQCLATEDSHPSHGARNSECDFKSPLCAGIPLHGLNPYVVAVSQLPELGQRFENERLIACFDNGREVRGGRCLFFREMKGGYGTLKQLKEMLGDIANGCRSCGTQWARERDRSDKKGMLKLDWVDERDSCEGLCYRHLPAPLPIPGLFTWPRQKNTGLNTS is encoded by the coding sequence ATGCGCTTCTTCCTGCCGGTACTTGCGCTTCTCTTGCGCCAGTGTCTCGCCACGGAGGACTCCCACCCCTCGCACGGCGCGCGCAACTCCGAATGCGATTTCAAGAGCCCCCTCTGCGCGGGCATTCCATTGCACGGCCTGAACCCCTACGTGGTGGCGGTGTCGCAGCTGCCGGAGCTGGGGCAGAGGTTCGAAAACGAGAGGCTCATTGCGTGCTTCGACAACGGGCGCGAGGTCCGGGGCGGGAGGTGCCTCTTCTTCCGGGAGATGAAGGGGGGCTACGGCACGCtcaagcagctcaaggagatGCTGGGCGACATCGCCAACGGGTGCAGGAGCTGCGGGACGCAGTGGGCCAGGGAGCGCGACAGGAGCGACAAGAAGGGGATGCTGAAGCTGGACTGGGTGGACGAGAGGGACAGCTGCGAGGGGCTTTGCTACCGtcacctgcctgccccgtTGCCGATTCCGGGCTTGTTTACTTGGCCTCGGCAGAAAAACACCGGACTGAATACGTCATAA
- a CDS encoding uncharacterized protein (TransMembrane:1 (o72-92i)~EggNog:ENOG503NY7V) — protein MALLPVRNGNGGAMGRATFINDGYVMQPRINLRRAHVGLEPPAAHSYAKFAKRSACIGSDCDKAVGTNVTNLAIILGVVIPVVVAIIVLFFLHRRNVRRLRMEDAKDPNVGLDFGLDDGPAKGGKRKSFMFGSEKTTHRPGQLSMDMNLSSPYLLPPNAHQSQESLARNFHGSEADPYRTVKEYISDTGSIRSYGGSKRASVITSKSVGTPMVPPPRTNSMPRSPATPDDNKVNPFATPTQPQPTHQMPPTVDIKDPTRSVPSIVPEIGTVAYPNEKTQDGLDMPDVQPPPPALSRGSPTGLPDFNSTLARSDSLHLPTNIGTAHSPDDGLHFTSSHDQDSGLGLNFDLPKISSPPLERPATEPHALEYPPGQAETYDHAEHPEIRMSEYYDEYEEEARGRGMERQPSVDYSAQQRTLGVPQQQSKRLSVGFRPLPPDEVTESEDPEYRANRIRSFYKEYFDDSKEAPPPLPTQRGPGGAAEYYEDYDAGYLGDMAYYDSDHNAFVMPYAQPVTRRAMTPPPAPGRFRGGPGGPPGRGPRGPGSIGGMSLPGGPRRPRAGSAFGPRPDSSASARLRGPKRHLPPPAPLNTLPTPSKLKDDSFALLNAIDFAPPESFSERAVGRSQSPLGERRPYQPKVPVASPLVTAFDELPALPSPHLLRKSSTFTNLDFAPPKKFKDAETSSDAGSIRSNRSGISAMQLGALRGGAGRVSRLPGDTVFTQAALSDTLKPQWGMRP, from the exons ATGGCCCTTTTACCCGTACGGAACGGGAACGGGGGAGCCATGGGACGGGCGACCTTCATCAACGACGGATATGTCATGCAACCGCGCATCAACCTTCGACGAGCTCACGTGGGCTTAGAACCACCCGCCGCACACTCGTACGCCAAGTTCGCCAAGCGGAGCGCCTGCATTGGCAGCGACTGCGACAAGGCTGTCGGCACGAACGTCACCAATCTTGCCATTATCCTTGGCGTCGT AATCCctgtcgtcgtggccatcATTGTGCTGTTCTTTCTGCACCGCAGAAATGTCAGGCGGCTGCGGATGGAGGACGCAAAGGACCCGAATGTCGGTCTCGACTTTGGTCTCGACGATGGTCCTGCAAAGGGCGGCAAGCGAAAGAGCTTCATGTTTGGCAGCGAAAAGACGACTCACAGGCCCGGCCAGCTCTCCATGGACATGAATCTGTCCTCGCCCTATCTGCTTCCTCCCAATGCTCACCAGTCACAAgagtcgctcgctcgcaatTTTCACGGTTCCGAGGCGGATCCCTACAGGACGGTCAAGGAGTACATCAGCGACACTGGCTCCATCAGGTCCTACGGTGGCAGCAAGCGCGCCTCCGTCATCACCAGCAAGTCGGTCGGGACGCCAATGGTGCCTCCGCCTCGTACAAACTCGATGCCTAGGTCGCCTGCCACCCCAGATGACAACAAGGTCAACCCCTTTGCCACACCCACGCAGCCTCAGCCCACACATCAGATGCCCCCCACGGTAGACATCAAGGATCCCACTCGTTCGGTGCCGTCCATCGTCCCAGAGATTGGAACCGTCGCGTACCCCAATGAGAAGACCCAAGACGGTCTCGACATGCCTGATgtccagccgccgccgcccgcattGTCCAGGGGCTCACCCACGGGGCTCCCAGATTTCAACTCAACCCTCGCCCGATCGGATTCCCTGCACCTCCCAACAAACATTGGGACCGCCCACTCACCTGACGACGGACTTCATTTTACGTCGTCCCACGACCAAGACTCTGGCCTTGGCCTCAACTTCGACCTCCCAAAGATCTCCTCACCCCCGCTCGAGCGCCCTGCGACCGAACCTCACGCTTTGGAATATcccccaggccaggcagagACGTATGATCACGCGGAGCACCCTGAAATCAGGATGTCGGAGTACTATGATGAGTATGAAGAAGAGGCACGAGGTCGAGGGATGGAGAGGCAACCTTCCGTGGACTACTCTGCCCAACAACGGACCCTTGGCGTACCGCAACAGCAGTCCAAGCGGCTGTCAGTAGGGTTCCGTCCGCTGCCCCCGGATGAAGTCACAGAATCCGAGGACCCCGAGTACCGAGCCAACCGAATCCGGTCCTTTTACAAGGAATACTTTGACGACAGCAAAGAAGccccgccgcctttgccaaCTCAACGCGGTCCTGGCGGAGCTGCCGAGTATTATGAGGATTATGATGCCGGCTATCTGGGAGACATGGCATACTACGACTCCGATCACAACGCTTTCGTCATGCCCTACGCCCAGCCCGTCACGAGGCGAGCCATGACTCCGCCCCCGGCCCCGGGTCGCTTCCGGGGAGGACCGGGAGGGCCGCCCGGCAGAGGGCCCCGTGGTCCTGGGTCAATTGGAGGCATGAGCCTTCCTGgtggcccgcgtcgcccacgcGCTGGGTCCGCCTTTGGCCCGCGACCcgactcgtcggcctcggccaggctGCGCGGACCCAAGAGGCAcctgccgccccccgcccccctaAATACGCTGCCTACACCTTCCAAACTCAAGGACGATTCCTTTGCCTTGCTGAATGCAATCGACTTTGCACCGCCCGAGTCGTTCAGCGAACGTGCCGTTGGTCGCAGCCAGAGCCCTCTCGGTGAGAGACGGCCCTATCAGCCAAAGGTGCCGGTAGCTTCCCCCCTTGTCACAGCATTTGACGAGCTGCCGGCCCTCCCTAGTCC TCATTTGCTCCGTAAATCGTCGACATTCACCAACCTGGACTTTGCACCTCCTAAGAAGTTCAAGGACGCAGAGACGAGTAGCGATGCCGGCAGCATCCGGAGCAACAGAAGCGGCATATCTGCGATGCAGCTCGGAGCGCTTCGTGGCGGAGCAGGCCGTGTCAGCCGCCTGCCAGGGGACACGGTCTTCACGCAGGCTGCGCTGTCAGACACGCTCAAGCCGCAATGGGGGATGCGCCCTTGA